In Kaistella faecalis, a genomic segment contains:
- a CDS encoding (Fe-S)-binding protein produces the protein MDFTIKTMAEYAAEGKAPEVLFFVGCAGSFDDRAKKITKAFCKILHKVGVEFAVLGQEESCNGDPAKRAGNEFIFQMMALTNIEIMNAYEVKKIVTSCPHCFNIIKNEYPSLGGNYEVLHHTQFLRKLMEDGRLKIEGGSFKGKKITFHDPCYLGRANGEYEAPRMLLEKLDAELVEMKRCKSNGLCCGAGGAQMFKEPEKGDKDINVERTEEALSETPNIIATGCPFCNTMMTDGVKHFNKNDEVAVKDIVELLAEAEDL, from the coding sequence ATGGATTTCACAATAAAAACAATGGCAGAATATGCTGCCGAAGGAAAAGCACCTGAAGTTTTATTTTTTGTCGGCTGTGCCGGGAGTTTCGACGACAGAGCCAAGAAGATCACCAAAGCTTTCTGTAAAATTTTGCATAAAGTGGGCGTAGAATTCGCTGTTCTTGGGCAGGAAGAAAGCTGTAACGGGGATCCTGCAAAACGCGCCGGAAACGAATTCATCTTCCAGATGATGGCACTTACGAACATTGAAATCATGAATGCTTACGAAGTAAAAAAAATCGTAACCTCGTGTCCGCACTGTTTCAACATCATTAAAAATGAATATCCGAGCTTAGGGGGAAATTATGAAGTTCTTCACCATACCCAATTTCTTAGGAAACTGATGGAAGACGGCCGTCTGAAAATCGAAGGCGGTAGTTTTAAAGGAAAAAAAATAACGTTTCACGATCCTTGCTACCTCGGAAGAGCCAATGGCGAATATGAAGCGCCAAGAATGCTTCTCGAAAAACTGGATGCGGAACTGGTAGAGATGAAACGATGCAAATCCAACGGGTTATGTTGTGGAGCAGGCGGAGCACAGATGTTCAAGGAGCCTGAAAAAGGTGACAAAGACATCAATGTGGAACGTACCGAGGAAGCACTTTCAGAAACTCCAAATATCATTGCAACAGGATGTCCGTTCTGTAATACGATGATGACAGACGGCGTGAAACATTTCAACAAAAATGATGAAGTTGCCGTTAAAGATATTGTAGAGCTTTTAGCTGAGGCTGAAGATTTATAG
- a CDS encoding (Fe-S)-binding protein: protein MQYIDNIIFFIALIAGFGFFFKSLKEIYRNIQLGKKIDRTDNPSVRWKTMAKVALGQSKMGKRPIAGFLHVIVYVGFVIINIELIEIIVDGIFGTHRFLAGIFGDTLYGVFTATLEILALLVIIAVVLFFIRRNFYGVKRLTMKELFGWPKQDANWILLIEFALMTAFFTMNSADWVLQQRGVLAEHGNFPVSSGLIAPLFGNFGDSTLVFLERGAWWFHFVGILFFMNYLYYSKHLHIILAFPNTWFANLQPKGKFNNLDSVTKEIKLMMDPNADPYAAAPEADPNAVPDKFGANDIFDLNQVQLLNAYSCTECGRCTSVCPANITGKKLSPRKIMMDTRDRIEEVAKNINKNGKFVDDGKKLLDDHIQREELWACTTCNACVEACPVLIDPLSIIFEMRRFLVMEQSSAPSELNVMMTNVENNAAPWAYNQADRLNWAKEN from the coding sequence ATGCAATATATTGACAATATTATTTTCTTCATTGCCCTTATTGCGGGCTTTGGATTCTTTTTTAAAAGCTTAAAGGAAATCTATCGGAACATCCAGCTCGGCAAGAAAATCGACAGGACCGACAACCCTTCCGTCCGATGGAAAACAATGGCAAAAGTGGCCCTCGGCCAGAGCAAAATGGGCAAACGACCCATTGCCGGGTTTCTGCACGTGATTGTTTACGTAGGCTTTGTGATTATTAATATTGAGCTTATTGAAATTATCGTCGACGGTATTTTTGGTACTCACCGTTTCCTTGCCGGAATATTTGGTGACACCCTCTATGGTGTGTTTACTGCAACTCTGGAAATTCTGGCGCTTTTAGTCATTATTGCAGTAGTTCTTTTCTTTATCAGAAGAAATTTCTACGGTGTGAAAAGACTCACCATGAAAGAACTCTTCGGTTGGCCAAAACAGGATGCGAACTGGATTCTGCTCATTGAATTTGCCTTAATGACGGCGTTTTTCACCATGAATTCCGCCGATTGGGTTCTTCAACAGAGAGGAGTACTTGCAGAACACGGTAACTTTCCTGTTTCATCCGGTTTAATTGCGCCTCTTTTCGGCAATTTTGGTGACAGCACCCTTGTTTTCCTTGAAAGAGGAGCGTGGTGGTTTCACTTTGTGGGGATTCTGTTCTTCATGAATTACCTGTATTATTCAAAACACCTTCATATTATTCTTGCCTTCCCTAATACATGGTTTGCTAATCTGCAGCCGAAAGGTAAATTTAATAATTTAGATTCTGTTACCAAAGAGATTAAACTGATGATGGACCCCAACGCTGATCCTTATGCAGCGGCTCCGGAAGCAGATCCAAATGCTGTCCCTGACAAATTTGGTGCGAATGATATTTTTGACTTAAATCAGGTTCAGCTGTTAAATGCTTATTCATGCACGGAGTGCGGACGATGTACTTCCGTTTGTCCTGCCAATATTACCGGCAAGAAATTGTCGCCACGTAAGATCATGATGGATACGCGCGACCGTATTGAAGAAGTTGCTAAAAACATCAATAAAAACGGGAAATTTGTCGATGATGGCAAGAAATTGCTCGATGATCATATCCAGAGAGAAGAACTTTGGGCATGCACAACCTGTAATGCATGTGTTGAAGCTTGTCCGGTATTGATTGATCCGCTATCTATCATTTTTGAAATGCGAAGATTTCTGGTCATGGAACAGTCTTCCGCACCAAGCGAACTGAACGTTATGATGACAAATGTAGAGAACAATGCAGCTCCATGGGCTTATAACCAAGCAGACCGCTTGAACTGGGCAAAAGAAAACTAA